In Desulfobacteraceae bacterium, the sequence GTCGTCGCCGAAACCCATCCGGTCGGTGGCGCACATCACCAGGATTTTCCGGGCGTCGGCTTCCTTCTCAGGGGCAGGCCGGGCCTGCGGGGCCTGCTCGGGACCGCCGCTGGCGCTGACCCAGTAATCTTCCCCCTGCTGTTCGAGCACCGTCCGGTAGCCCTGGGACTCTAAGAAGCGTTGCACGTTCTGCTGGGAGGCCGCGTTGTCCAGGACAACCCGCAGGGCGTCGGGCTGCTCCTCCTGCAAGACGGCCTTGGTTTGCAGTACGGGCGCCGGGCAGGCCAACCCTCTGGCATCGATTTCTTTCATAAAAACCTCTCGAAATAGGGCGTTTGGTTTGTTTCGAAGCTTAGCCTGTTTCGGGATCGGGCCGCTCACGCGACCCATATCTTTTCTCGGGGGCCCCCCAGGACTTCGCCGATGACGGCGGCCTCGATGATGCCGCCATCCTTCAGGGCCGCGACAATTCCGGGGGCATCCGCAGCGCTTACGCAGATCAGCAAACCGCCGGAGGTCTGGGGGTCGAACAGGACATCCTGCCGGGAGCGGTCTACCGCGTCGGCGAAGGTGACCATCGCCTCGCGGAATTCCCTGTTTTTG encodes:
- the yedF gene encoding sulfurtransferase-like selenium metabolism protein YedF, whose amino-acid sequence is MKEIDARGLACPAPVLQTKAVLQEEQPDALRVVLDNAASQQNVQRFLESQGYRTVLEQQGEDYWVSASGGPEQAPQARPAPEKEADARKILVMCATDRMGFGDDALGLKLMVNFVRTLKEMGPDLWRLIFVNNGVKLTIGGSPVLEDLRQYENGGLKILVCGTCLEHFDLLAQKQVGETTNMLDIITAMQLADKVISL